GTCACCAGCGCCTGCTCCCACAGCAAGCGCGGCACGGTCCGCTGGGATATCGTCAAGGCCATGACCCCGGGGCTGCTCCTCGGCACGCTGGGCGGCACCTTCGTGGTATCGAGCATCCCCACGGCTCCGTTGAAAATCGTGTTCTGCGTGTTTCTGGCGTACACGTCCTTTCAGATGATAAAGGACATAAAACCCAAGGCGTCTTTCCATCTGCCCGGCACTCCCGGCCTTTTCCTGGCCGGGCTCTTTGTCGGCATTGTGGCCAGCTTTGTCGGCATCGGCGGCGGCGTCATCATCATCCCGTTCCTGACCATGTGCAACGTGCCCATGATTAACACCATCGGCGCGTCCGCGGCCATGGGCTTCCCCATCGCGGTTGCCGGGACCATCGGCTTTATCGTCAACGGGTGGGGCAATGCCGCCCTCCCCGACTATTCCCTGGGCTTCGTCTACCTGCCGGCCCTCGCCGGGCTCGTGGTGGCGAGCATGCTCGTCACCCCCTACGGTGTGAAGCTTTCCCACTCCATGCCCGTGAAGACGCTCAAACGCTGTTTCGGCGTGCTGCTGCTGGTAATGGCCGCGCGCATGGCCTACAGCATCATGTAATCCGCCGCTTTCCGGCCTGTTCGTGCCGCGCCCCCCGCCGGGGGACGCGGCATTTTTTACCCCCTCTTTCCGGCCCGGGCGCATCCTAGACAGTGTCGTCACGAGATGATTTTTTGTTCTCCGGCAAGGAAGATGAGCCTTTTATGAAGGGAGCGTACTCTGATGGTACGTGACCGGAATAAAAGGTGAAATCTGACGCAGCCGGGGACAAAAAAGCGCTCGTGGCGACACTGTCTAAACAAAATTGCAAATAAGCCGATAGAGCATAGAGTCTTCCCCGGTTTTTCCCATGAGGATTTTCCCGGAGAGGATCACGGAAAAAATTTGGCATCGCCCTTGCATAAATTGCGGCGCCACCCTTGTTTCCCACGACATGGGCAAAATTTTCCAACAAGCGAGTCAGGCTATGAGCAGTACCGTTCAGACACAATCCAGCTATCTCCCCTCGGAATACTTTTCCGGCGGGTTGAGCATTTCCGGCTTGACGGGCAACGGGACCGACTTCACCTCCATGATCGACCAGTTGCGGAAGATCGAAATGATCCCCACCCAGCGCATGCTGCGCTGGAAGTCGGAATGGCAGCAGCGGCAGGACGCGTTCGGCGTCGTCCGGGAAGCTCTGGTCAACTTGCGCGATGTCTGCGCCAAAATGAACACCATGGACAAGTTCCTGGTGAAAACGGCCACCAGCTCCCAGCCCAACTTCGCGACCGCCACGGCCTCCAGCTCGGCCATCGCCAACAGCTACAAGCTTGAGATCAAGCAGGAAGCTTCGGTCAACATCTGGAGCATGAACTCGGAATTCGCGGCCGGCACCACCAAGGTCACGGCCAGCGGCACGAGCGGCACCTTTGCCTATGAGTACCAGGGGAGCATCCGTTCCCTGACCGTTCCGCCGGATACCTCCCTGGAACAGCTCAAGAACATGATTAACAACGACACCAACAACCCCGGCGTGCGCGCGTCCCTCATCAAGAGCGCCAACGGCGTGACCTTCCAGATCAAGGGCATGGATACGGGCGCGAAGAATTCGCTCTCCATCCTCTCCACGACCGGGCTCACGGGCGGGTTCGCGGGCCAGAACTACGAGCCGCACAAGCTGGTGTACAAAACCAGCATTGCAAACGCCACGGGCGGCGACGTCTACGCGAACACCTCCGGCAGCACCCAGGTGTTCACATACTCCTACAACGGCGTGACCAGGAACGTCGATATCCCGGGCCATGCGACGCTTGAAACGTTCAAGCAGAAAATTGAGGAAGACAAGGTAAAATACCGGGCAGATCTCGCGCGCGCCAACAGCCTGGACCCCGACGACGCCTCCGCCGCCAACCAGGCGGCCATCGACGCGCTGGACAACAAACTCGCGGGCCTCACGGTGAATATCGAGGATGACCCCAGCGGCAACAAAAACCTGGTATTCACGGGGAGCGCACCAAACCAGCCCATTACCGTTCCCAAGGGCGGCGCCTGGGAGAATCTGGGCAAACCCGCGACCGTGTCCACCCCGCCTTCCGGCGGCAACTGGCACATCAAGGAAGCCGAAAACGCCATGATCAAGGTGGACGGCTGGCCCACCGGCGACGGCAACTGGCTGGAAGTTTCCAGCAACACGGTCACCGACGTGGTGGACGGGGTGACCTTCAACCTGATCGGCGAGGGCACCACGGTCATCAACGTGAGCACGGATACCGAAGCCGTCACCCAGAACGTGGTGGACTTCATCGACGCGGTGAACAACATGCGCGCGGTCATCACGGAACTGACCAAGTACGACCCCAACAAGACCACGGTGGACTACAACTACGCCCAAACGCAGTTCGAGATGCAGAAAGGCTCCCTGCTGACCGGCAACTACGGCATCCAGCTCATCAGTTCCCGGCTGAAGCAGGCCACAGCCGGCACGCCCAAGGGGTTTCTGCCCCAGTTCAAGGTGGGGGACCTCGCGCTCGGCGATCTGTACACTTCCCTCTCGCAGCTCGGCATCAAGACCAAGGCCGAGGGGAGCGGCGGCGAAGGGTTCGGCCTGCTCGAGCTCAATACCGACCCCTCCATGCCCCTGCTGGAAGACATCCTCAAGAAAAACCCCGAGGCCGTGGCCGAATTTTTCGCCGCCGTCAACAAGGGCGTTTCCGATTCGTCGGACTTCAGCTTCGTCAGCAGCATGCAGACCATCACCAAGGCCGGCGCGTACAACGTAACGTACGAACTGGATACGGACGGCACTGTCAAGCCCGGAACGGCCTTTATCAACGGCAAGGCGGCCAAGTACTATGAAGATACGGGCCAGATCGGTCTGGTCCGCACGGACCCCCAGTCCGCCGATTCTTCCATTGCCACCGCCTCCAGCACCGGGGAAACGGACTTCACCGCCACGGTCACGGTGAACCAGGAAGCCGTTGCCGCGTCCTCGAAGCTCCAGACGGACATGACCGACAAGGGCGCCCCGATCGCCACGGCTGACGGCAGGTTCTACTACACGTATGACGGCCAGGAATACTCCGTGAACGTCACCGTGGGTTCGCCGCCGGATGAGAAGCCGGACAGCCTTGCCACCCTCGCGCAAAAAATCAACTACCACTACCAGAACCCGGGCGTGACGGCGACCGTTGAAAAAACGGACGGCAAGTGGGGCATCGTCATCAAAAGCAAGGAGATGGGCGACGATCACTCCGTCACCGGTGTGCACTGGAGCTTCACCCCTGCGGGCTCGTCCGGCATCGACGCCGGGAACGTCACGGAGACCACGGGCAAGGACGCCAACTACGAAATAACATACAAGACGCCCAACGGGGCGGAAAAGACGATCACCAAAACGGACGGCAAGTCCAACCTGATCTCCCTTCCCGGCGCGTCCGGCGTGTCCGTTACCTTGAAAAAAGCCGGCACGACGACGATTACCGGGGAAAAGCACAACGACGCCGACGGTATCTACATCCAGGTCGACAACCGCACGCCGGGGGCATACTCCAGCACGGTGCGCGTCAAGCAGGGCAAGATCGGCGAAATACTCGAGATGCTGAACGGCACGCCCAACAAGCCCGAGGAAGGCATTCTCGGCAGCAAGGGCACGCTCCAGGTCCTGGTGGACAACTACAACAAGATCATGGACGGCATCGACCAGAAAATCGAACGGGAAACCACCCGCCTCATCAAGTGGGAACGGACGATAAAGCTGCGCTTCTCGCGCCTTGAAGCCACACTCAAACAGTACGAGTCGCTCCAGGCGAGCATAGAATCGCAGGTCAAGCAACTCGGCAGCAACAGCAGCAAGTAACAGCAGGGGGACAGTTCATGCGTCAAGCGGCTAAAATGTATTTGGAAACCCAGGTCACCACGACCTCCCAGGGCCAGATTTTGATTATGCTCTACGACGGCGCGATCAAATTCCTGAACCAGGCCAAGGAGCGGATGGCGGCCAGAGACTACGCGGGCAAAGGGATACTCATCTCCAACGCCATTGACGTCATCAATGAGCTGGCGAGTTCCCTGAACGCCGAAAAGGGCGGCGACCTCGCGGCAAACCTCAACCAGTTGTATTTCTACTGCAACAAACGGCTGTTCATGGCGAACTCGCGCATGGACGTGGCGCCCATAGACGAGGTCATCAAGATCCTGAACGGTATCCGGAGCGCCTACGCCCAGATAGTCGATTCCCCGGAAGCCGTCGCCGCCATGGCCCAGGCCCAGGCGAACGCGGCCCCGGCAAAGGCGCCGCGCGCGCCCATGGGCGTCCACATGGCTCCCGCCGGGGCGCCCGTTCCCGCGGCCAAGGCCCGCAACGCCTACGCCGCCCAGAATATGGTCCCGGGCGTTGCCGTGGAACGGCCTCAACCCCAGCAAGCACCCGCGATGGAACAAATGCCCACGGCCCCGGCGGCCCCCGCCGCCACCCGACCGGCGATGCCGGCGGAAATGCCCGTGGCCGAAGCCGCCGCGCCGGAAACCGCGCCCGCCATGCCGGACCTGGATATCGATACGCCTGCGCCGCTGCCCGGCTTGAGCCAGGTAAAGCGCATGGCGGCGTCGAACCTCTACCGCAAATTCGCGTCCTGACGCGAACCCGTGAAAAAACGCAAAAGGCCTGCCGAGCGGCAGGCCTTTTGCGTTCCCGTCCAATCCCTTACTGCGTGAACGGCAGGGGGGTTTTCTTCGGCAGCAGAATGAAGGTGTAAACCAGACCCACGATGATGTAGATGAAAAACAGCAGGAACCCGAACAATCGCGGCTCCGCCATAATCATGGAGAACAGCAGGATGGCGGTAACCATGGATCTGTACCGGTGCGTCCGTAAGAAGCCGTATTCCTTGAATGAATAGTAACGCACGCGGCTGACCATCAACACGCCCAAAAGGCCGGTGAGCAGCAGGCAAAAGCCCGGCACGAGCCCTTGCAGCATGGTGGGGAGGTAGGGGACGAAAAATACCAGCGCCGCAAGGGTGCAGCCGGCCGCCGGGATGGGCAGGCCGATGAAGAACTTTTTCGAGGCGCCGCTGGCGGCGGCCACGTTGAAACGGGCAAGGCGCAACGCGCCGCAGGTGGCGAACAAAAAGGCCATGGCCGCGCCCGTCCTGCCGAAGGCGTCGATCATCCAGGCATAGACCATGAAGCCCGGCGCCACGCCGAACGCCACGAGATCCGCCAGGGAATCGTACTGCACGCCGAACTCGCTGGACGTGCCGGTCAGCCGGGCCACCTTGCCGTCAAGGCCGTCCATGAGGGCGCTGAACAAGATGCCCATGGCGCTCCATTCAAATTTGCCGTTGGACGCCCAGATGATGGCCATGAACCCCGTGAACAGGCTGGCCGTGGTGAAAAGGTTGGGCAGAATGTAAATGCCCCTGCGGACGATGTGCTTATTTTCTTCCATGAAAGCCTCCGGCAGGCGACGCGCCTGCACAATCGGGAGATGCGGCAGCCGGAAAACCCGGT
The DNA window shown above is from uncultured delta proteobacterium and carries:
- a CDS encoding conserved membrane hypothetical protein (Evidence 4 : Homologs of previously reported genes of unknown function), producing the protein MLILGVYLACGVVVGLLAGLLGIGGGTVIVPILDIMLPLQNVDYSVVHHMALATSMANIMFTSVTSACSHSKRGTVRWDIVKAMTPGLLLGTLGGTFVVSSIPTAPLKIVFCVFLAYTSFQMIKDIKPKASFHLPGTPGLFLAGLFVGIVASFVGIGGGVIIIPFLTMCNVPMINTIGASAAMGFPIAVAGTIGFIVNGWGNAALPDYSLGFVYLPALAGLVVASMLVTPYGVKLSHSMPVKTLKRCFGVLLLVMAARMAYSIM
- a CDS encoding hypothetical protein (Evidence 5 : No homology to any previously reported sequences) codes for the protein MSSTVQTQSSYLPSEYFSGGLSISGLTGNGTDFTSMIDQLRKIEMIPTQRMLRWKSEWQQRQDAFGVVREALVNLRDVCAKMNTMDKFLVKTATSSQPNFATATASSSAIANSYKLEIKQEASVNIWSMNSEFAAGTTKVTASGTSGTFAYEYQGSIRSLTVPPDTSLEQLKNMINNDTNNPGVRASLIKSANGVTFQIKGMDTGAKNSLSILSTTGLTGGFAGQNYEPHKLVYKTSIANATGGDVYANTSGSTQVFTYSYNGVTRNVDIPGHATLETFKQKIEEDKVKYRADLARANSLDPDDASAANQAAIDALDNKLAGLTVNIEDDPSGNKNLVFTGSAPNQPITVPKGGAWENLGKPATVSTPPSGGNWHIKEAENAMIKVDGWPTGDGNWLEVSSNTVTDVVDGVTFNLIGEGTTVINVSTDTEAVTQNVVDFIDAVNNMRAVITELTKYDPNKTTVDYNYAQTQFEMQKGSLLTGNYGIQLISSRLKQATAGTPKGFLPQFKVGDLALGDLYTSLSQLGIKTKAEGSGGEGFGLLELNTDPSMPLLEDILKKNPEAVAEFFAAVNKGVSDSSDFSFVSSMQTITKAGAYNVTYELDTDGTVKPGTAFINGKAAKYYEDTGQIGLVRTDPQSADSSIATASSTGETDFTATVTVNQEAVAASSKLQTDMTDKGAPIATADGRFYYTYDGQEYSVNVTVGSPPDEKPDSLATLAQKINYHYQNPGVTATVEKTDGKWGIVIKSKEMGDDHSVTGVHWSFTPAGSSGIDAGNVTETTGKDANYEITYKTPNGAEKTITKTDGKSNLISLPGASGVSVTLKKAGTTTITGEKHNDADGIYIQVDNRTPGAYSSTVRVKQGKIGEILEMLNGTPNKPEEGILGSKGTLQVLVDNYNKIMDGIDQKIERETTRLIKWERTIKLRFSRLEATLKQYESLQASIESQVKQLGSNSSK
- a CDS encoding CDP-diacylglycerol/serine O-phosphatidyltransferase; its protein translation is MEENKHIVRRGIYILPNLFTTASLFTGFMAIIWASNGKFEWSAMGILFSALMDGLDGKVARLTGTSSEFGVQYDSLADLVAFGVAPGFMVYAWMIDAFGRTGAAMAFLFATCGALRLARFNVAAASGASKKFFIGLPIPAAGCTLAALVFFVPYLPTMLQGLVPGFCLLLTGLLGVLMVSRVRYYSFKEYGFLRTHRYRSMVTAILLFSMIMAEPRLFGFLLFFIYIIVGLVYTFILLPKKTPLPFTQ
- the fliS gene encoding Flagellar protein FliS; the encoded protein is MRQAAKMYLETQVTTTSQGQILIMLYDGAIKFLNQAKERMAARDYAGKGILISNAIDVINELASSLNAEKGGDLAANLNQLYFYCNKRLFMANSRMDVAPIDEVIKILNGIRSAYAQIVDSPEAVAAMAQAQANAAPAKAPRAPMGVHMAPAGAPVPAAKARNAYAAQNMVPGVAVERPQPQQAPAMEQMPTAPAAPAATRPAMPAEMPVAEAAAPETAPAMPDLDIDTPAPLPGLSQVKRMAASNLYRKFAS